The Halosimplex litoreum genome has a window encoding:
- a CDS encoding Gfo/Idh/MocA family protein translates to MAAYRAGIVGAGGIAGLGILGMHDEADIGEKKFTASHAGGYAATDDVELVAVADVDEDKLDRFGDAWDVPTERRYVGHEAMLDAEDLDAVSVCTPSFLHRDHVVDAARSAADPEVIWCEKPIAASVTDAEEMVEACEETDTELLVNHSFRFTEKQERLRELVREEGLLGEVHAVSMQFRMELLRNSTHLLDMLVSLLDARAERVSGYITGENEAIDTLAGGDGAGEAAGTAPAVDDAGGGGFVVMDDGTFATVDCTIPRADSSMTMQFVGTEGKLYLNNDDGEWRYWRLAEGDHVEADLADYGIEGAWTWDDDYERAFPNAASHVEELLDGTAENRSTGREATRSLEIIVGFYLSHYTGGQVSIPLDRPLRDAEITSW, encoded by the coding sequence ATGGCAGCCTACCGCGCGGGTATCGTCGGGGCCGGTGGCATCGCCGGACTCGGTATCCTCGGGATGCACGACGAGGCGGACATCGGCGAGAAGAAGTTCACGGCCAGCCACGCCGGCGGCTACGCGGCCACCGACGACGTCGAGCTGGTCGCAGTCGCCGACGTCGACGAGGACAAGCTCGACCGTTTCGGCGACGCCTGGGACGTCCCGACCGAACGGCGCTACGTCGGCCACGAGGCGATGCTCGACGCCGAGGATCTGGACGCCGTCTCGGTGTGTACGCCCTCTTTTCTCCACCGCGACCACGTCGTCGACGCGGCCCGCTCGGCGGCCGACCCCGAGGTGATCTGGTGCGAGAAGCCGATCGCCGCCTCCGTCACGGACGCCGAGGAGATGGTCGAGGCCTGCGAGGAGACCGACACCGAGTTGCTCGTCAACCACTCCTTCCGGTTCACCGAGAAACAGGAGCGGCTCCGCGAACTCGTCCGCGAGGAGGGGCTCCTCGGGGAGGTACACGCGGTGTCGATGCAGTTCCGGATGGAACTGTTGCGCAACTCGACGCACCTGCTGGACATGCTCGTCTCGCTGCTGGACGCCCGGGCCGAGCGGGTCTCGGGGTACATCACCGGCGAGAACGAGGCCATCGACACGCTGGCGGGTGGCGACGGTGCGGGCGAGGCGGCCGGGACGGCTCCCGCGGTCGACGACGCCGGCGGCGGCGGCTTCGTCGTCATGGACGACGGCACGTTCGCGACCGTCGACTGCACGATCCCGCGGGCGGACTCCTCGATGACGATGCAGTTCGTCGGGACCGAGGGTAAGCTGTATCTCAACAACGACGACGGCGAGTGGCGCTACTGGCGGTTGGCGGAGGGCGACCACGTCGAGGCGGACCTGGCCGACTACGGTATCGAGGGCGCCTGGACGTGGGACGACGACTACGAGCGAGCGTTCCCCAACGCCGCCAGCCACGTCGAGGAGTTGCTGGACGGGACCGCCGAGAACCGCTCGACCGGCCGCGAGGCGACCCGGTCGCTGGAGATCATCGTCGGCTTCTACCTCTCGCATTACACCGGCGGACAGGTGTCGATCCCGCTCGACCGCCCGCTTCGCGACGCCGAGATCACGTCGTGGTAG
- a CDS encoding mandelate racemase family protein, translating into MAPEITKIESVEFAYEIPEMGTDQHGFNLVYEPGESVERKLFAVTVHTDAGITGEYVGGNSPGAAQINTFADYLVGKNPLAREKHWSEIKRALRKYDRMGIGPVDIALWDFAGKYYDAPIHELLGTYRERLPAYASTYHGDENGGLETPEDFADFAEECLDLGYPGFKIHGWGGSDGSRDLDREIDAVHAVGERVGDEMDLMHDPACELETLADALELGRALDEQDFFWYEDPYRDGGISQHAHRKLRQQLDTPILQTEHVRGLEPFTDFIDAEATDFVRADPEYDGGITGAMKRARVAEGHGLDVEFHAPGPAQRHCMAAVRNSNYYEMALVHPDAPNTTPPVYAGNYEDQLDSVDDEGTVPVPDGPGLGVEYDWDYIEANATGSVHVYE; encoded by the coding sequence ATGGCCCCGGAGATCACCAAGATCGAGAGCGTGGAGTTCGCCTACGAGATCCCCGAGATGGGGACCGACCAGCACGGGTTCAACCTCGTCTACGAACCCGGCGAGAGCGTCGAGCGTAAGCTGTTCGCCGTCACCGTCCACACCGACGCGGGGATCACCGGCGAGTACGTCGGCGGCAACTCCCCCGGTGCCGCCCAGATCAACACCTTCGCCGACTACCTCGTCGGGAAGAACCCCCTCGCTCGCGAGAAACACTGGTCGGAGATCAAACGCGCCTTACGCAAGTACGACCGCATGGGCATCGGCCCGGTCGACATCGCGCTGTGGGACTTCGCCGGCAAGTACTACGACGCGCCGATCCACGAACTCCTCGGCACCTACCGCGAACGGCTGCCCGCCTACGCCTCGACCTATCACGGCGACGAGAACGGCGGTCTCGAAACCCCCGAGGACTTCGCCGACTTCGCCGAGGAGTGTCTGGATCTGGGCTACCCCGGCTTCAAGATCCACGGCTGGGGCGGCAGCGACGGCTCCCGTGACCTCGACCGCGAGATCGACGCCGTCCACGCCGTCGGCGAGCGCGTCGGCGACGAGATGGACCTGATGCACGACCCGGCCTGCGAACTGGAGACGCTAGCCGACGCCCTGGAACTCGGTCGGGCGCTCGACGAGCAGGACTTCTTCTGGTACGAGGACCCCTACCGCGACGGCGGCATCTCACAGCACGCCCACCGCAAGCTCCGCCAGCAGCTCGACACGCCGATCCTCCAGACCGAGCACGTCCGCGGCTTGGAACCGTTTACCGACTTCATCGACGCCGAGGCGACCGACTTCGTCCGCGCCGACCCCGAGTACGACGGCGGGATCACCGGCGCGATGAAACGCGCCCGTGTCGCCGAGGGTCACGGCCTCGACGTGGAGTTCCACGCGCCGGGCCCCGCCCAACGGCACTGCATGGCCGCCGTCCGCAACTCCAACTACTACGAGATGGCGCTCGTGCATCCCGACGCGCCCAACACGACGCCGCCGGTCTACGCCGGCAACTACGAGGACCAACTCGACAGCGTCGACGACGAGGGCACCGTCCCCGTCCCCGACGGCCCCGGCCTCGGCGTCGAGTACGACTGGGACTACATCGAGGCCAACGCGACCGGAAGCGTCCACGTCTACGAGTAG
- a CDS encoding helix-turn-helix domain-containing protein has product MPSTDENAGEPPVRGVEVAPMIRARIRMALPGDVWVGEVSQAFSDATFRLLTGVPLDDRTLELGEILAVDPESALDGLREHPDVVSSAPLYTGSDRALVRYETREQGLFEFLGDSALTPEFPVVVEDGSIEFTVTATRAQFDAFGDRLDAADRRYDLLSVVHGDDRSAVLTDRQRETLLVALREGYFAVPRECTLAEVADAMGVDKSSTSETVRRAVERVLDWFLAEAR; this is encoded by the coding sequence GTGCCGTCGACCGACGAGAACGCGGGAGAACCGCCCGTCCGCGGCGTGGAGGTCGCGCCGATGATCCGGGCTCGGATCCGGATGGCGCTGCCCGGTGACGTCTGGGTCGGGGAGGTGTCGCAGGCGTTTTCGGACGCGACTTTCCGGCTCCTCACCGGCGTCCCGCTGGACGACCGGACGCTGGAACTCGGCGAGATACTGGCGGTCGACCCCGAGAGCGCCCTCGACGGGCTCCGCGAGCATCCGGACGTGGTCTCGTCGGCCCCGCTGTACACCGGTTCCGACCGGGCGCTGGTCAGGTACGAGACGCGCGAGCAGGGGCTGTTCGAGTTCCTCGGCGACTCCGCGCTCACGCCGGAGTTTCCGGTCGTCGTCGAGGACGGCTCGATCGAGTTCACCGTCACGGCGACGCGGGCGCAGTTCGACGCGTTCGGCGACCGCCTCGACGCCGCGGACCGGCGGTACGACCTCCTCTCCGTGGTTCACGGCGACGACCGCTCGGCGGTGCTGACCGACCGCCAGCGCGAGACGCTGCTGGTCGCGCTCCGGGAAGGGTACTTCGCGGTCCCGCGCGAGTGTACCCTCGCGGAGGTGGCCGACGCCATGGGCGTCGACAAGTCCTCGACCAGCGAGACAGTCCGTCGAGCCGTCGAACGCGTCCTCGACTGGTTCCTCGCCGAGGCGCGGTAA
- a CDS encoding cryptochrome/photolyase family protein, giving the protein MRLFWHQRDLRLRDNRGLATAAADGPVVPVFVYDTDFLEHVGRRQRAFFMRGVRRLHEAYRERGGDLVVRTGSPSEVLPEVADEFGADTVVYNDHYRPARRERQQRVEAVCDRAGLDTVGETDLVLVDPGRLDDRYPNHSQFHNDWQQVPKSAPAPALEADDLAELDSGETVPVPDADIDLPEAGSDAARERYDAFLQDGIYSYNDTRDDLPLAVERPTQAVSRMSPYIAAGMIGIRELWRDATEIHDSVSGTEQRNVQKYRYELSWREQNYHLLYYNPDLPVANYKSIPNEIEWRDDPDEFEAWKRGETGYPLVDAGMRQLREEGYIHNRPRQVVASFLTKHLLVDWRKGLAHFAAQLVDHDPASNSGNWQWIASTGTDSVDVRIFDPVSQLSKYDDGATFVKAYVPELRNVPAGKVVDWPTLPAAEREELAPDYPDPIVDRNEGYERAQRVFERALGKR; this is encoded by the coding sequence ATGCGACTGTTCTGGCACCAGCGCGACCTGCGACTGCGGGACAACCGCGGGCTGGCGACCGCCGCCGCGGACGGCCCGGTCGTCCCCGTGTTCGTCTACGACACCGACTTCCTCGAACACGTCGGGCGTCGTCAGCGCGCCTTCTTCATGCGCGGTGTGCGACGGCTTCACGAGGCCTACCGCGAGCGCGGCGGGGACCTCGTGGTGCGGACGGGCTCCCCGAGCGAGGTACTGCCCGAAGTCGCCGACGAGTTCGGGGCCGACACCGTCGTCTACAACGACCACTACCGCCCCGCCCGTCGCGAACGCCAGCAGCGCGTCGAGGCGGTCTGCGATCGGGCGGGCCTCGACACCGTCGGCGAGACGGATCTGGTGCTCGTCGACCCCGGCCGCCTCGACGACCGGTACCCGAACCACAGCCAGTTCCACAACGACTGGCAGCAGGTGCCGAAGTCCGCGCCCGCACCGGCGCTCGAGGCCGACGACCTGGCAGAATTAGACAGCGGGGAGACCGTTCCGGTGCCCGACGCGGACATCGACCTCCCGGAAGCGGGCTCCGACGCGGCCCGCGAGCGCTACGACGCCTTTCTGCAGGATGGGATCTACAGCTACAACGACACTCGCGACGACCTCCCGCTGGCGGTCGAGCGGCCGACCCAGGCGGTCTCGCGCATGTCGCCGTACATCGCCGCGGGGATGATCGGGATCCGCGAGCTGTGGCGCGACGCGACGGAGATCCACGACTCGGTCTCGGGCACCGAGCAGCGCAACGTTCAGAAGTACCGCTACGAACTGTCCTGGCGCGAGCAGAACTACCACCTGCTGTACTACAACCCCGACCTGCCGGTGGCGAACTACAAGTCGATCCCCAACGAGATCGAGTGGCGCGACGACCCCGACGAGTTCGAGGCCTGGAAGCGCGGCGAGACGGGCTATCCGCTCGTCGACGCTGGGATGCGCCAGCTCCGCGAGGAAGGGTATATCCACAACCGGCCGCGCCAGGTCGTCGCCTCCTTTCTCACGAAGCACCTGCTGGTAGACTGGCGGAAAGGGCTGGCCCACTTCGCCGCCCAGCTGGTCGACCACGACCCAGCGTCGAACTCGGGCAACTGGCAGTGGATCGCCTCCACGGGCACCGATTCCGTGGACGTCCGCATCTTCGACCCCGTGAGCCAGCTGAGCAAGTACGACGACGGAGCGACGTTCGTGAAGGCGTACGTCCCGGAGCTTCGGAACGTGCCGGCCGGGAAGGTGGTCGACTGGCCGACGCTTCCCGCCGCCGAGCGCGAGGAGTTGGCGCCCGACTATCCCGACCCGATCGTCGACCGCAACGAAGGCTACGAGCGCGCCCAGCGTGTCTTCGAGCGGGCGCTGGGGAAGCGATGA
- a CDS encoding zinc-dependent metalloprotease, translating to MGLYESVRAVTTASGDGPVDWAAVADAAKASTDPGSIALTREEEAAYAADVRDARDRVRSVGAVEFDLPEVVEIQNRHHWVDANVATFERVMRPLEEQVTMFPGASRVVNTGTMSVALAFLGNNVLGQYDPLLLAEGDDHALYFVHPNIETVADALDADFDRFRRWIAFHEVAHAAEFGAAPWLSEHLETTMEEAVAALGEGSLDRDALQGLDTTMTAVEGYAELVMDRAFDDEYADLREKVEARRRGRGPLSRVMRRLLGLGMKRRQYERGKAFFDVVADERGVAGAATVWESPETLPTDAELDDPTLWLARVAE from the coding sequence ATGGGACTGTACGAGAGCGTCCGGGCGGTCACGACGGCGTCGGGGGACGGGCCGGTCGACTGGGCCGCCGTCGCCGACGCCGCGAAGGCCTCGACCGACCCCGGGTCGATCGCGCTCACACGCGAGGAGGAGGCCGCCTACGCGGCCGACGTGCGCGACGCTCGCGACCGCGTGCGGTCGGTCGGCGCCGTGGAGTTCGACCTGCCGGAGGTCGTCGAGATCCAGAACCGCCACCACTGGGTCGACGCCAACGTCGCCACCTTCGAGCGGGTCATGCGCCCGCTCGAAGAACAGGTGACGATGTTCCCCGGCGCCAGCCGGGTCGTCAACACCGGGACGATGAGCGTCGCCCTGGCCTTCCTCGGCAACAACGTCCTCGGGCAGTACGACCCCCTGCTGCTCGCCGAGGGCGACGACCACGCGCTGTATTTCGTCCACCCGAACATCGAGACGGTGGCCGACGCCCTCGACGCCGATTTCGACCGCTTCCGCCGCTGGATCGCCTTCCACGAAGTGGCCCACGCCGCCGAGTTCGGCGCCGCCCCCTGGCTGTCCGAGCACCTCGAAACGACGATGGAGGAGGCCGTCGCGGCGCTCGGCGAGGGGAGCCTCGACCGCGACGCCCTGCAGGGTCTGGACACCACGATGACGGCCGTCGAGGGCTACGCCGAGCTCGTCATGGACCGGGCGTTCGACGACGAGTACGCCGACCTCCGCGAGAAAGTCGAAGCGCGCCGTCGCGGCCGCGGCCCCCTCTCCCGGGTGATGCGCCGGTTACTCGGCCTCGGTATGAAACGACGTCAGTACGAACGCGGGAAGGCCTTCTTCGACGTCGTCGCCGACGAGCGAGGCGTCGCCGGCGCCGCCACCGTCTGGGAGTCGCCCGAGACCCTCCCCACGGACGCCGAACTCGACGACCCGACGCTGTGGCTCGCTCGCGTCGCCGAGTGA